The Arthrobacter sp. OAP107 DNA segment CGCCGCGCCTGCAGCTGGCGGCGAAGGCAGGACTGGCAGCGGGCATCGCGATCTGGGTGGCGCCCCTCATGCCCGGGGTTGCCGCCCACTACGCGTACTATGCTCCGCTCGGTGCGCTGGTGGCCATGTACGAGAACGTTTCGGGTTCGATGCGCCAGGGTTTTCAGACCCTGCTGGGGCTGGGTGTGGGCATCGGCCTGGCGTTTGTCCTGATCAGTTTCGGTGCCACACCGCTCAGCGTGGCGGTTGTCATGGCACTGGGCGTCCTGCTGGCGGGGCTGCCGCGCCTGGGTGCGGGCCGCGACTGGATTCCGACGGCGGCCCTGCTGGTGTTGCTGGTTGGCGGACAGAACCCGGATGATTTTTCCTTCGGGTATCTGTTGCAGATGGGCGTGGGTGTCGTGGTTGGCATCGCCGTCAACCTCCTGGTGTTTCCCCCGCTGCACTTCAATGCTGCCGCCCTCAGCCTCGCGGAGCTCCGGCTGTCGCTGGCCCGCCAGCTGCAGGACATGGGGGCGGCCATGCACGAAAAGTGGCCTCCCGAACACGAGGACTGGTCTCGCCGGTCCGAGGACCTCGCCCAGTCCGCGCGTTCGGTCCGGGCAGCCGTGCAGAAGGCCGATGCCAGCAGAGAGGCCAATCCGCGGCGCCGCTTCCATCCCCGCGACGTGGACAAGGACTACCGCACCGTACGCGAGCTGGAGCAGATCACCTTCCACATCCAGGACATGACCGAGGTGCTTTCCGACGTCATCTGGAACGAAGACATGCCGTTCACGATTCCCCTT contains these protein-coding regions:
- a CDS encoding aromatic acid exporter family protein, translated to MERDTLPRKIWRSAATSVARALAAPRLQLAAKAGLAAGIAIWVAPLMPGVAAHYAYYAPLGALVAMYENVSGSMRQGFQTLLGLGVGIGLAFVLISFGATPLSVAVVMALGVLLAGLPRLGAGRDWIPTAALLVLLVGGQNPDDFSFGYLLQMGVGVVVGIAVNLLVFPPLHFNAAALSLAELRLSLARQLQDMGAAMHEKWPPEHEDWSRRSEDLAQSARSVRAAVQKADASREANPRRRFHPRDVDKDYRTVRELEQITFHIQDMTEVLSDVIWNEDMPFTIPLPYSEPLAEALAAVGEVLRSAEEDDADRQAELFQAARSAVSSLEGRTASEDIEAGTPSAAGSILLSLHRILRVANPNGRQPDRSN